From the genome of Triticum aestivum cultivar Chinese Spring chromosome 3B, IWGSC CS RefSeq v2.1, whole genome shotgun sequence, one region includes:
- the LOC123064911 gene encoding glycine-rich cell wall structural protein-like: MATSFSCFLAISILVVFFSLPPPTGARLLYADKNTLNDSKSFSIGGGRSKGGGRGFGVSISHGGHDTSIAIGGGLGGGATTNHGGGPSVGGGAGAGIGINIGHGGVDVGIGGGGGGAASTGGVHAGGSGGGGIGVHIGRHGGVDVGIGGGGGGAASTGGVHAGGGGRGGIGFHIGHRGVTISAGGGGGGGAGVGGSGGGEGGGSGVGRAGTVVGGGGGYGSANGGNGSGGGTGVGSAGGSVGGGSGNGGVVHG, encoded by the coding sequence ATGGCCACTTCTTTTTCTTGCTTCCTTGCCATCTCAATTCTAGTAGTGTTCTTCTCACTCCCCCCGCCTACTGGTGCAAGGCTCCTGTATGCGGACAAGAACACCCTCAATGACAGCAAGTCTTTCTCCATCGGAGGTGGGAGAAGCAAGGGCGGTGGCCGAGGTTTCGGTGTGAGTATCAGCCATGGTGGGCACGACACCTCCATCGCCATAGGTGGCGGACTTGGAGGTGGAGCTACTACTAACCATGGCGGTGGCCCAAGCGTAGGTGGTGGAGCAGGTGCGGGCATTGGCATCAATATAGGGCATGGTGGCGTGGATGTTGGGATAGGCGGGGGTGGAGGTGGAGCAGCTAGCACCGGCGGGGTGCATGCAGGTGGTAGCGGTGGAGGTGGCATTGGAGTTCATATAGGGCGCCATGGTGGCGTGGATGTAGGgataggtggaggtggaggcggggcAGCTAGCACCGGCGGTGTGCATGCAGGTGGTGGCGGTAGAGGTGGCATCGGATTTCACATAGGCCATCGCGGGGTTACTATAAGCGCCggtggtgggggcggtggtggcgcCGGTGTAGGTGGAAGTGGGGGAGGCGAAGGAGGTGGTAGCGGTGTTGGTCGTGCCGGCACTGTTGTGGGTGGTGGGGGAGGGTATGGCAGTGCAAACGGCGGTAACGGAAGCGGGGGAGGTACCGGAGTTGGGTCAGCTGGTGGAAGTGTAGGTGGTGGCTCTGGAAATGGTGGTGTAGTACATGGTTGA